In the Populus trichocarpa isolate Nisqually-1 chromosome 1, P.trichocarpa_v4.1, whole genome shotgun sequence genome, one interval contains:
- the LOC18095573 gene encoding probable bifunctional methylthioribulose-1-phosphate dehydratase/enolase-phosphatase E1: MAAAPPAVAVNGGGMAAAKVASQAYLESKAVKDTRVLIADLCKQFYTLGWVSGTGGSITIKAHDDSIPKRQQLILMSPSGVQKERMEPEDMYVLATNGSILSSPSPKPYPYKPPKCSDCAPLFLKAYDMRNAGAVIHSHGMESCLVTMINPLSKEFRITHMEMIKGIQGHGYYDELVVPIIENTAYENELTDSLAKAIEAYPKTTAVLVRNHGIYIWGDSWISAKTQAECYHYLFDAAIKLHQIGLDWSTPNHGPIQNVKVKAGMNNSNNRIEPLPRCIVLDIEGTTTPITFVADVLFPYARDNVGRHLSATYDTAETKDDINLLRTQVEDDLAQGVDGAIPIPTDDAGKEEVIAALVANVEAMIKADRKITALKQLQGHIWRTGYENNELEGVVYDDVPEALEKWHALGIKVYIYSSGSRLAQRLIFGKTNYGDLRKYLSGFFDTTVGNKKETRSYIEISESLGVDKPSDILFVTDVFQEAFAAKGAGLDVMISIRPGNAPLPENHGFKTITSFAEI; the protein is encoded by the exons ATGGCAGCAGCCCCACCAGCAGTGGCAGTGAATGGAGGAGGAATGGCGGCAGCAAAGGTGGCATCACAGGCTTATTTGGAAAGCAAAGCAGTTAAAGACACAAGGGTGTTAATAGCTGATCTTTGCAAACAATTCTACACCCTTGGATGGGTTTCTGGGACCGGTGGCAGCATCACCATCAAGGCCCATGATGATTCTATCCCTAAGCGCCAACAGCTTATCCTCATGTCCCCTTCTG GGGTGCAGAAGGAGAGAATGGAACCAGAGGACATGTATGTCTTAGCTACAAATGGGTCTATATTGTCTTCACCATCTCCGAAACCTTACCCATACAAGCCTCCCAAGTGTTCTGATTGTGCTCCACTTTTCTTGAAG GCATATGACATGCGTAATGCAGGAGCCGTCATTCACAGTCACGGGATGGAATCCTGTCTTGTAACAATGATCAATCCATTATCAAAAGAATTCCGG ATCACTCATATGGAGATGATAAAAGGAATTCAAGGCCATGGCTACTATGACGAACTTGTTGTCCCAATAATAGAGAACACTGCCTATGAAAACGAGCTTACAGACTCTCTTGCTAAAGCT attgaagCGTACCCAAAAACCACAGCTGTGCTTGTTCGCAATCATGGCATATATATATGGGGAGACTCATGGATCAGTGCCAAAACCCAG GCTGAATGTTATCACTATCTGTTTGATGCTGCTATCAAACTTCATCAAATAGGCCTAGATTGGTCTACTCCAAACCATGGCCCGATTCAAAATGTCAAGGTTAAGGCAGGCATGAATAATTCAAATAACAGAATTGAACCGTTGCCA CGTTGCATTGTACTTGACATTGAGGGAACTACTACTCCAATAACATTTGTTGCTGATGTTCTATTTCCATATGCCCGTGATAATGTTGGGAGGCATTTGTCTGCAACATATGATACTGCAGAAACTAAAGATGATATAAATTTGTTGCGCACACAA GTTGAAGATGATTTGGCACAAGGTGTTGATGGTGCTATTCCTATTCCAACGGATGATGCTGGGAAAGAGGAGGTAATTGCAGCTTTGGTTGCTAATGTGGAAGCGATGATAAAAGCAGATCGGAAGATCACTGCATTAAAACAATTGCAA GGTCATATATGGAGAACTGGATATGAGAACAATGAGCTGGAAGGAGTGGTGTATGATGACGTTCCAGAAGCATTGGAGAAGTGGCATGCTTTGGGCATAAAG GTTTACATATATTCTAGTGGAAGCAGGCTGGCACAAAGACTTATTTTTGGAAAGACGAACTATGGTGACTTGAGAAAATATTTGTCTGGATTCTTTGACACCACAGTGGG gaataaaaaagaaacacgcAGTTATATTGAAATCTCAGAGTCACTTGGAGTTGATAAACCATCTGACATTTTGTTTGTGACGGATGTTTTTCAAGAAGCTTTTGCTGCAAAAGGAGCAG GTTTGGATGTGATGATTTCTATCCGGCCAGGAAATGCACCTCTTCCAGAGAATCACGGTTTCAAGACAATCACCTCCTTCGCTGAAATCTGA
- the LOC18095574 gene encoding VQ motif-containing protein 4 encodes MKTSTRFQETKNPSPINSPRSNGSNNGVQIHAPPLTPIPISRSDTNPYPTTFVQADTSTFKQVVQMLTGSTETAKQASSKTTQDPPTTPTQTSRSYNIPPIKNMPKRQQNSFKLYERRNNSFKNSLMINTLLPSFANNCNSSSVTGFSPRNKPEILSPSLLDFPRLTLSPVTPLNEDPFNKSSPSLGNSSEEERAIAEKGFYLHPSPISTPRDSEPQLLSLFPVTSPRVSGSSS; translated from the coding sequence ATGAAAACCTCCACAAGATTTCAAGAAACCAAAAACCCATCTCCTATAAACTCTCCTCGTAGCAATGGAAGCAACAATGGGGTCCAGATTCACGCCCCACCACTCACTCCAATACCCATCTCCAGATCTGACACTAACCCTTACCCAACAACCTTTGTCCAGGCAGACACTTCTACTTTCAAACAAGTTGTCCAAATGCTCACTGGCTCAACAGAAACAGCAAAGCAGGCCTCCTCAAAAACAACCCAAGATCCGCCAACAACACCAACTCAAACTTCAAGGAGCTACAACATCCCTCCTATCAAGAACATGCCCAAGAGACAACAAAACAGCTTTAAACTTTATGAAAGAAGAAACAACAGCTTCAAAAACAGTCTCATGATCAACACTTTATTGCCTAGTTTTGCAAATAACTGTAACTCTTCATCGGTTACTGGGTTTTCACCAAGAAACAAGCCGGAGATCTTGTCCCCAAGCTTGCTTGACTTCCCTAGACTTACCCTTAGCCCTGTGACTCCACTAAATGAAGACCCTTTTAACAAGAGCTCACCTTCTTTAGGGAATTCATCAGAAGAGGAGAGAGCGATAGCAGAGAAAGGTTTTTACTTGCATCCATCACCTATATCTACTCCAAGAGACTCAGAGCCTCAGTTGTTGTCACTTTTTCCTGTAACCTCACCAAGAGTTTCAGGTTCTTCTTCTTGA